The Salvia miltiorrhiza cultivar Shanhuang (shh) chromosome 2, IMPLAD_Smil_shh, whole genome shotgun sequence DNA window ATCCATCAGAGTAGACTATCCTTTATTATATTGTTTTCATCTATCCAAACTATCAACGCCCCATTAATGGAGACGTTTGGGAGCAATAGCTGTATATCAACACTCAAAAGTTATGCACCTTTTAGAAGAAATATCAACATTCTATCCAGGCTGCAGCAACTCAGATGGCTCACATCTTTGATTGCAGGCCAGGAAATACAGCTATGTTGATGAATGCTCCATCTTTCAGCAATCGCTGCAATCCACGTAATGGAAGTGATTTTTTTGAGATGGGATATGTCACTTAAAATTCAATGAATTTATCAAAGAGCCTCACAGAATCAAGCCTAAATCTAGAGCGTGAAAACCTCACCTCCACATGCATTCAAAACATGGACATTTGCAAGAAGATATCTCGCAACTTATGAGGTGTGCCTAAGAGTTCCACCGTAGCAGGCTTGTCACCACTTTAGATGAGACACAAATTGAGGTGTCGAGGTAAAACGTAAGCTCAGAATCCTTTAGTGAAAAATGCAGTTGGCCAGCAAGTTGGAAACCCCCACTCCGAACATCTTTGAACCTGGAATACCAGACACGATTATTTACTCAAACTTCTTCCTTTCCGACTAGGGTTCACTAGAAACTTCTCATCTTCAGCATTCAAATCACATGTTCAAGCATGGGAAGATGCTTTAACAACATGGAAGAGAAGGGAAGGAATCCAGTAGCAATAATCCCAGGGCAATGGAAACACGATGATTTGCAGCTTTATAACAGCTGTTGCATTCAAGCTTGCCTTCCCAAAACACAAGCTGCTTTTTGCAGCATTCTTTTGCCAGGTGTCTCGTGATCTATCACTAGATTGATCAAAATCATTTAAGGATTTATGTTCCTGGCCTCAAGAATCGATGACTTCCAAGTCTAGAAATATAAGGCAAAGTTGACTTCTCCTCCACTTCCGAAGGTGTGCCAAATCCAGAATTCACATATGACTCCTGTGGTCTATAACTTGGTTCAGATCTTAAGCCCCTTGCACTAGAGATCTTGGACGAAAACGAACCATAAGTAGACGGCTCAGGAATAAATTCTTTAGGCAGAGAATCCATGTCTAAGTAACAGTTTCGAGCTTTGGCATCATCAATTAGTGCAGCCCAATCATCAGACTGCACCAGCGCACTTGCGTTCCCCATAACCTGCCAATTTCGCCAAAGCTGGGTGAGGAGAAGAGAGAAACTACATTGGATTGAAAAAGACTTCAAAATAGAAGCTTACCCACAGGGCTCTTCTTGCACGAGTAAGAGCAACGTTCATCCGGCGAATGTCTGCAACAAACCCAACTCCATGACTTGAAGCCCGAACACAAGACATTATAATGACATCACGCTCTTGCCCTTGGAAAGCATCCACTGTATTAATATAGACATCTCTTCCTTGGTCTGAATTTAAAATATCCTTGAACTCCCGTTGGAGACATTTTAGTTGCAGCTTGTATGGAGTGATTATACCAACCGACACCCTCCTGACACCTAATGAAATTATAGTTTTCTGAATGTGCTCATACAAACGAACACAAAACTGTGCTTCTTGTGTGTTCTGATAGGACACAGAACCCCCTCGATGAGATTCTCGACCGAAAGCAATATCAAAAAAGATATAAGGCCTCAGTAGCGGATCTTTGTAATATGCCTCATCTGGAAGAGCAGCAACACTGTCACTATCCGTAAGGCGTCCTTGGTAAAAGTGCCTTGAAGGAAAATCCCGAATATATGGATGCATTCTATACTGCACAGACAGCAGCATTGTTGGGCAACCTGCTTGCTGGAACCTCTCAAATAAGCTTCTACTATATAACAAGGTTCCAGCTGCCTTACTAATGACGGTAGCAGGGAGCTGCTGAGGGTCACCGACAAGAACACAGCGAGCTGCACCGAGGGAAAGTGGTGGCAGTATTCCTACTTCACTGGCTTGAGCTGCTTCATCAATCACAACCATGTCAAAGCCATGAGTTAGACGAGAGAACAACTTGCGCCCACTGCTTGAGACTGTAGTAAAAACAATTTCAGCCTCATTAGCAAAGCTTGCCTCCAGATCTGCACGAGCTTCCTCTAAATTAAAGTTGCCACTAGCTCGAAACCTGCCTTCTAAAATGAGCAACCGAGACATCTCAACTAGTACTTTGTCCCTGTTTTCAACTATTGCTGCGAGGTTTTGAAGTAACCTATCTCGATTTTGGTCTCTGGCCATAAGAACGTCAGGGTCAACACCAACAGATCCTTGTGCATGACCAGTGGCAGCAACAATATTAAGTTCTCTTTGGAGACATGCAATTTGCTGAGATAACTGAGTCTCACGAAGCCTCAAACTATGCATCCAGCCATACACTTCCTCACGGCTCTTTCTCAAAAGTTGTTCAGTTCTTCCTTCAACAGAAACTGCCTGGGCTGCCCGATTCTGAGAATCTACACCAACTCGAGCAACGTCAGCTCGATAAATTTTCATCTCCCCATCAATAAATCCACGGTCAAGGACACGTGCAAGAAGTTCGTCCGTTGCGGCATTTGAGGGAGCACAGACGAGCATCCTAGGCTTTGGGCAGAGTTTTGGAAGAGTTCGAAAGAGATTCTGATCCATGCTTTGCAGAACTTCATCAATGGAACCAGAGGCCACACTATCTGAGTTGCTATCATCAACCTGCTTATAGCTTTCAGGTGCCAATTTCTTTAGCAATGCAGCATAGTAACGCTGATACTGGACGAGATGGATCACATTAAGCATCCCCCACACAGTATGTGTTTTACCAGTACCAGGAGGCCCCTGAACTAAAGTAAAAGGCCACGGCTCTTGCTTCTTTGTCACACCACTTGATGTACCAGCAGCTGTATGCATTGCAGCCCATTGAATTGCAGCTAGCTGGGGTCCATTAAACGTCCTGCGCAGATGTTCAACAAAGCTTGGTGTAAAGCAATCAGGCATTGCAGGTGGCTGCTCTTCATACTTAGGGAACTGGTTGGGACTAGGTTGAATAATCGCATTTTGCATCTGCAAGAGTGTATCAATAATTGTCAACATAAAAGCATAATCTGGTCCATCTCATCATCCACATAATTGAGTTTCAAATTAAACCTGCATGTTAAGATGACGGAATGCATGCAGAGCAACGTATTCTCGCTGTGTGGTCGCCAGAGAACCAAGTAGAGTCAGATACCAGACATCACCAGGGTGGAGCTTCCGCAGAATATGATCATCATCATTTTTGCTGTGTTTAAAAAAGAAGTAAAAGAACCAAAAAAGATAAAGTTAAAAGTCAGACAGAGAAAGAAAGTAAAATCAGTTGCTGACACAGAAAATTGTGTATCATTCAAGTGGTTGGCTGCAGAAACCATATAAGGCCATACGAACAACAAGAAAGTATCGCTCACCTGCTGGAATCGTAGTTATCGCCAACAAAAAAGTGAAGGGTGACTCCTGTATGTCCTCGGTTACCAATAGGCATGTATCTCCTCACTGTACCTGCAACATGCCCATTAACTTTTTGCTTCTCCTCATCTTCAAGTGGTGAGGAACCATTCCTCTTAGCACTGACTGGATTGTATCAATACAAACATGTAAACATAAAGTTTTTGTTTTGACAAACTTAAAGTCAGATTACAGAACAAAACCCAAATTATTCAAAGTAATATGCAAAACCTGCTCCAGGCATAGGTACTGAAAGAACTGCTACATCCCCTTCCTTAAATGTCCATTTGTATTCATGTGGTGGCATTAATATCACATCAAACCATCCTGCGAAAATGAACCAACATAAAAGTTGAACCAGATTAGAAGCAACTAGCTAGACATGataaaataaaactagactTGAAACAAATCCCCTGTGGCTAGTATGCGACTCTTCCAGaggaacaaaaaaataaaactagacTTGAAACAAATCCCCAGTATCAAGAATAATAACCTTGTGCTGCCAGGACAGAACATACATGACACTAGAAATGGGTAAGCACAGAATAGTTGAAATGGATGGCATGACAAGTAAAACATACAGTAATGATGACGTGAAAAACCATAATCATGTATGTGGACTTGACATCATCTTAAATGAATATAGTTCTTGTAATAAGCAAAAAGTGTGACAAGGAAAAAAGCAAGGAGAATCAATAATTCCAGAAAGCCTAAAAATATTCTATAATAACAGACAATGGCAGATTCCTGACAGTTTCGACTTGAGTGCAGAACAACCATATACTGTTGAACTCAACAAAGACATATCACATTACTGTCGTGTGGAACTTCCATTTACTGAATATCAGACTGGAGTGTAAGGATCTGCTACAGATAAAGGAGAGGCAAGAGGATATTACCCCTATCGCGCTGTTCGATGCTTTTTATgcccaccctaacgtggcttgaAGCCATTTCTGAAGATTCCTCCCAGTTATTGTAAAGCTGAGCTCTGCATTCTTCAAGGAGCAAAGGCTCAAACACCCTAATATACTCTTCTACTGAATCAAAGCGACCTGGAACACGTTCAAGCTCCTGTTCCCCTGTtgttttcaaaaagaaaaatatgcaTAAGCAAACAGATAAAATGCAAATGTAACAGTCCATTGTCATATTGTTAAGCTGATTATACAGATGTAGGGAAAGCGTCCTTAGAGGGTTGAGGAAAAAGCTTCAGAACACTAGCTGCAGCTCAGTGTCTTCATTACATACTTTTAAAATCCACTTAAAATTTTCTGAAGTTCATTTCAGAGTATTCGAAAAACTAAAGAAGATTATAATAAGATAATGTAAGATGCGAGTCGTTATGTGTAAGTTTCATACATGAAATTTTCAAGATAGACTATATGTGAAGTTATGTACCTAGCAATTTTGATCATGAGTAGCAACTTCATTTTGAAAACCAGAAGCAAGGATAAATCAcagaaaatggaaaagagaCGGATAACCATTGGGATAGACATAATATAGTGTAAGAATGAACGTGAAATACTACAATACCTGGGTGATTCCAAAATTTCTCACTAGTCACCTCACGCAATAGGCGTTCCACTGATGAATCTTGACATTGGTTAACAAAACTTTGCTTCCTGGAACGAAGTTTTTTCACAGCTAATTTAGGATCAGCATAACTACTGACTACTGGTTTCCTACCAGATAACTGATTAAGTTGCTTTATATTAGGTGGATGCTTCCAAGAACTTTGACGAGAAACAAGTGGCGTTTGAACTTGTGAATAAAGATCTATTGAGCTATTTAACATTGCAGAAGGACCCGGAGTCCCAGAATTACTGTTTTCATTACTCTCGGTTTTATAATCATCTGACTCCACAAAATCTTTGCCTCCATTGGTCAATAGATCACCCTGTTCTGTATCCCATATTATAGGTTGTGTTTGCTTTTCCCCACTATCAGCAGATGGTAGTGCAGAATGAGTTTCTCTTACTGTCCTCAATAGAGCTGGTGCAGGTATCTGCTTTCTAGGAGTTGAAGCCTTCAAAGCACCAACTTGTTTCACATCTTCTAGATCGAGAAACATGGTCTGCCTGCCACGCTTCTTCCCCAACATTACTTCCTTCCGCTGGTCAGGCTTTGGGCGTTTCCCAAGATTATTTACAGACCTCAATGCATGATTTGCTTCATTTCCTCTGAATATTCTTGCTTTACGGCCTGAAGCAGAATCTTCTTCACCATCTTTAGATCTATTGATTTTCTTATCAGTTGTTTCAGGATCCAGCACCACACTACTAATGCTCCCATTCTTAACATTGTCAGTATCAAGTGCAATACTCACCACCCTCTCTGGACGTGCACTATTTTCCATCAATGCAACTTGGCCTCTCTCCTGCACATGTTTATTACTTGCACCACTTGAAGCATTAGCCGAGCCCTCTGCATCAGACCATTCACCCTCTTCTTTCTCAGAATCCTGAGCACCAACAGGAAGGTCTGGAGCAGCATTTACACCCTGGCCATTAATCTTTATCGATGATGAGGCAATGCTGGAATAAATTTCCATAGAACCTTTGTTTTGAGCAGATGCAACAGATCCCTGAGCAGGTTTAGTACGGAGGAGAGGCTGGAAACCAGAAACAGAAGAAGCATGTGCAAAAGAATGATTATTTAATATCCCTTGGGGGCCTGCTGATGCCACGAATAAGTCTGTTTTTGCAATACTAGAGGATGGAATAGCCTCCTGAGGCTGGAAGTAGACAACACCGTCAATATCATCTTCATTTTCAGTGGTCGGTTCATTAAGATCAACTACAAGTCTTCCTTTTGAGCCCATTTCACAAATAGTTGCATACAAGCAAGCAAAATTGTCCAAATATGTATACTGGTAATTTTAGTCGGAAATTCTAGTAGTAAAGAATACAACATGCCAACCAAAGAGGTACCCAGCATAAATACTCAAGACTTCTGGAATGTCCAAATAAACAACAAAAGCACCTCTGcatcaaattttggaaagaaaattTGTAAGAATGCTTAGTCATAAATATCACAAGGAGAAACTAAACAAATTACTCGATCCTGACCAAGAATGACAGATTCTAGATCATACACCTCGCCACAAAGGATCATCAATGCACCAAATTCATTGATTTAACAAAAACTTATCCGATAATATCCAAAGATCAACACTTGACAAGAAAAAAGCAAGAAACTAAATACCTGTGCAATCGTGCTCACAGTAGCATATTTTACCACCCAGTGAATTACAGTTAGGGCCTATCTTGACCCAAAATCAGGACACGACATGAAAATATCAAGAAATTAAATAACTGAACAATCTTGCTCACAATAGCATATTTTACCACCCTGTAAATTAGATTTAGGGACAATTTCAACCTCTGATTAGGACCAAGCACGATCCAACTAGTAGTCAATTCACTCCACATTATCAAACACAAGTTTAAACAAGTAAATAAACCGAATAACGACACCATTCACACAAAAGTTCAAATTCCAGAGAAACAAACAGGTCCGCCATACGCACAAATCAATCTCAAGATTCATCGAATTACTCTGACGATCCGATCTTCCAATTAAATTAACAACATATCCTTCACCGTTCAAACTGATTCGCTATATTACCATATCATCAGAGCTCAGAAATGGTATGAGATTATACCTCAAACTGCACCAAATATAGAGAGAGGAACAAttattgaatcaaaattaaatgatcgAGCTAGCAATACTCTTGTTGAGTGAAGTTATGTCAGTTGGCGTTGTATGTATAGTCGTATATATATAACATACGTCGAGTGTGAGAGAATGCGAATTGAAGATCGGTTCGAGGTGTGAGTATTTATAGGGCGAAGGTCAGGGAGAAACAAACCTCAAGGGTGTTTTTAGTAAATTTCTTGATTTCTAATCAATCGCTGATTCGAACTActtttatttcttgatttctctttTTTTGCAATCGAATTTTTC harbors:
- the LOC131010865 gene encoding helicase sen1-like isoform X1, producing MGSKGRLVVDLNEPTTENEDDIDGVVYFQPQEAIPSSSIAKTDLFVASAGPQGILNNHSFAHASSVSGFQPLLRTKPAQGSVASAQNKGSMEIYSSIASSSIKINGQGVNAAPDLPVGAQDSEKEEGEWSDAEGSANASSGASNKHVQERGQVALMENSARPERVVSIALDTDNVKNGSISSVVLDPETTDKKINRSKDGEEDSASGRKARIFRGNEANHALRSVNNLGKRPKPDQRKEVMLGKKRGRQTMFLDLEDVKQVGALKASTPRKQIPAPALLRTVRETHSALPSADSGEKQTQPIIWDTEQGDLLTNGGKDFVESDDYKTESNENSNSGTPGPSAMLNSSIDLYSQVQTPLVSRQSSWKHPPNIKQLNQLSGRKPVVSSYADPKLAVKKLRSRKQSFVNQCQDSSVERLLREVTSEKFWNHPGEQELERVPGRFDSVEEYIRVFEPLLLEECRAQLYNNWEESSEMASSHVRVGIKSIEQRDRGWFDVILMPPHEYKWTFKEGDVAVLSVPMPGAVSAKRNGSSPLEDEEKQKVNGHVAGTVRRYMPIGNRGHTGVTLHFFVGDNYDSSSKNDDDHILRKLHPGDVWYLTLLGSLATTQREYVALHAFRHLNMQMQNAIIQPSPNQFPKYEEQPPAMPDCFTPSFVEHLRRTFNGPQLAAIQWAAMHTAAGTSSGVTKKQEPWPFTLVQGPPGTGKTHTVWGMLNVIHLVQYQRYYAALLKKLAPESYKQVDDSNSDSVASGSIDEVLQSMDQNLFRTLPKLCPKPRMLVCAPSNAATDELLARVLDRGFIDGEMKIYRADVARVGVDSQNRAAQAVSVEGRTEQLLRKSREEVYGWMHSLRLRETQLSQQIACLQRELNIVAATGHAQGSVGVDPDVLMARDQNRDRLLQNLAAIVENRDKVLVEMSRLLILEGRFRASGNFNLEEARADLEASFANEAEIVFTTVSSSGRKLFSRLTHGFDMVVIDEAAQASEVGILPPLSLGAARCVLVGDPQQLPATVISKAAGTLLYSRSLFERFQQAGCPTMLLSVQYRMHPYIRDFPSRHFYQGRLTDSDSVAALPDEAYYKDPLLRPYIFFDIAFGRESHRGGSVSYQNTQEAQFCVRLYEHIQKTIISLGVRRVSVGIITPYKLQLKCLQREFKDILNSDQGRDVYINTVDAFQGQERDVIIMSCVRASSHGVGFVADIRRMNVALTRARRALWVMGNASALVQSDDWAALIDDAKARNCYLDMDSLPKEFIPEPSTYGSFSSKISSARGLRSEPSYRPQESYVNSGFGTPSEVEEKSTLPYISRLGSHRFLRPGT
- the LOC131010865 gene encoding helicase sen1-like isoform X2, which produces MEIYSSIASSSIKINGQGVNAAPDLPVGAQDSEKEEGEWSDAEGSANASSGASNKHVQERGQVALMENSARPERVVSIALDTDNVKNGSISSVVLDPETTDKKINRSKDGEEDSASGRKARIFRGNEANHALRSVNNLGKRPKPDQRKEVMLGKKRGRQTMFLDLEDVKQVGALKASTPRKQIPAPALLRTVRETHSALPSADSGEKQTQPIIWDTEQGDLLTNGGKDFVESDDYKTESNENSNSGTPGPSAMLNSSIDLYSQVQTPLVSRQSSWKHPPNIKQLNQLSGRKPVVSSYADPKLAVKKLRSRKQSFVNQCQDSSVERLLREVTSEKFWNHPGEQELERVPGRFDSVEEYIRVFEPLLLEECRAQLYNNWEESSEMASSHVRVGIKSIEQRDRGWFDVILMPPHEYKWTFKEGDVAVLSVPMPGAVSAKRNGSSPLEDEEKQKVNGHVAGTVRRYMPIGNRGHTGVTLHFFVGDNYDSSSKNDDDHILRKLHPGDVWYLTLLGSLATTQREYVALHAFRHLNMQMQNAIIQPSPNQFPKYEEQPPAMPDCFTPSFVEHLRRTFNGPQLAAIQWAAMHTAAGTSSGVTKKQEPWPFTLVQGPPGTGKTHTVWGMLNVIHLVQYQRYYAALLKKLAPESYKQVDDSNSDSVASGSIDEVLQSMDQNLFRTLPKLCPKPRMLVCAPSNAATDELLARVLDRGFIDGEMKIYRADVARVGVDSQNRAAQAVSVEGRTEQLLRKSREEVYGWMHSLRLRETQLSQQIACLQRELNIVAATGHAQGSVGVDPDVLMARDQNRDRLLQNLAAIVENRDKVLVEMSRLLILEGRFRASGNFNLEEARADLEASFANEAEIVFTTVSSSGRKLFSRLTHGFDMVVIDEAAQASEVGILPPLSLGAARCVLVGDPQQLPATVISKAAGTLLYSRSLFERFQQAGCPTMLLSVQYRMHPYIRDFPSRHFYQGRLTDSDSVAALPDEAYYKDPLLRPYIFFDIAFGRESHRGGSVSYQNTQEAQFCVRLYEHIQKTIISLGVRRVSVGIITPYKLQLKCLQREFKDILNSDQGRDVYINTVDAFQGQERDVIIMSCVRASSHGVGFVADIRRMNVALTRARRALWVMGNASALVQSDDWAALIDDAKARNCYLDMDSLPKEFIPEPSTYGSFSSKISSARGLRSEPSYRPQESYVNSGFGTPSEVEEKSTLPYISRLGSHRFLRPGT